The following proteins are encoded in a genomic region of Sparus aurata chromosome 23, fSpaAur1.1, whole genome shotgun sequence:
- the arl6ip1 gene encoding ADP-ribosylation factor-like protein 6-interacting protein 1, with protein sequence MAEGDNKSANMLAQETAQLEEQLQGWGEVILAGDRVVRWEKPWFPGALMGGTTVLFLLIYYLDPSVLTGLSCSVMLLCLADYLVPTLAPRVFGSNKWTTEQQQRFHEICGNLVKTQRRVVGWWKRLCALKEEKPKMYFASVISSLLAVAWIGQQVHNLFLTYLIVSFLLLLPGLNQHGVITKYASMAKREINKLLKQKEKKNE encoded by the exons ATGGCTGAAGGCGATAACAAAAGCGCAAATATGCTA GCTCAGGAAACGGCccagctggaggagcagctgcagggctGGGGTGAGGTGATCCTGGCTGGGGATCGCGTTGTGCGCTGGGAGAAGCCCTGGTTCCCTGGAGCCCTGATGGGTGGCACCACCGTGCTCTTCCT gCTGATTTACTACTTGGACCCTTCAGTGCTGACTGGGCTCTCCTGCTCCGTCATGCTGCTCTGCCTGGCCGACTACCTGGTGCCCACCCTCGCACCCAGAGTCTTTGGCTCAAATAAGTG GACcaccgagcagcagcagcgtttcCATGAGATCTGCGGTAATCTGGTGAAGACCCAGCGTCGGGTCGTGGGCTGGTGGAAACGTCTCTGTGCCCTCAAGGAGGAGAAGCCCAAAATg TACTTCGCCTCAGTGATCAGCAGCCTGCTGGCAGTTGCCTGGATTGGACAGCAGGTGCACAACCTGTTCCTCACCTATCTGATCG TGagcttcctcctgctgctgccaggcCTGAACCAGCACGGCGTCATCACCAAGTACGCGTCGATGGCCAAGCGGGAGATCAACAAACTGCTCaaacagaaggagaagaagaacgaGTAG
- the LOC115575075 gene encoding uncharacterized protein LOC115575075: protein MNSLMDQRLTHNRCRCQSKGKISSPRHLHQSTIDFGDTAPCYTTTHNQSYSGRSSDGRPLIFHLRDPSFPSQHRARLDLRTNTDPLQSHSQQVHEPEHVTARTDSKKENWARYCSGQAVREITNPQGPSEYWTTHRTEHTLPVTDGSPQLAGGRPTQWHHHNILTGEQRQTAGPGNPSRRSRDRLLWAARRWETDCCSLRLY from the exons ATGAACAGCCTGATGGACCAGAGGTTGACCCACAATAGATGTCGCTGTCAAAGTAAAGGAAAGATCAGCAGTCCGAGGCATCTGCATCAGAGCACGATAGACTTTGGTGACACGGCACCGTGCTACACCACCACCCACAACCAG agTTATTCTGGAAGGTCTTCTGACGGACGTCCTCTAATCTTCCATCTGAGAGATCCCAGCTTCCCGTCGCAGCACCGCGCACGCCTGGATCTGAGAACCAACACCGACCCGCTTCAGTCACACAGTCAACAAGTGCACGAGCCCGAACACGTCACAGCG AGGACCGACTCCAAGAAGGAAAACTGGGCTCGGTACTGCAGTGGGCAGGCTGTCAGAGAGATCACCAACCCACAGGGTCCATCTGAGTACTGGACCAcccacagaacagaacacactCTCCCAGTAACTGACGGCTCTCCACAGCTGGCAGGTGGCAGACCGACACAGTGGCACCATCACAACATACTGACAG GTGAACAGAGGCAGACGGCCGGTCCAGGGAATCCCAGCAGACGGTCCAGAGACCGGCTGCTGTGGGCGGCGAGGCGCTGGGAGACCGACTGCTGCTCACTCAGACTCTACTGA